A single Acropora palmata chromosome 5, jaAcrPala1.3, whole genome shotgun sequence DNA region contains:
- the LOC141881656 gene encoding uncharacterized protein LOC141881656 isoform X1: MFKKLKQQIQESDGEQSPWKQNSRDGQTPRGQKHNENGPDTPEKSQNDREKSVSTPGGANETSSPSSSTSTPTSSSQRKAKSTPREVLDRVYNLLDVKSPQSDPRNGDKPQSGGTTPPNKTSTPSKSTSQDSVSDNETPQHSLEQQNSLPPSSPSFVGGRSDMESDAEQGGQNTPKIEGVTKDELIATYKKQERVLSRYKSRFSEVVEAYKNLQKENEKLQNNLTQSQDKQLRRISEMKETIELEKQAKMHLEETLQLSIDEKEERIKALQTQVQILKQQGSRTMSNTDAVDAGLVGSQSDEEKLKQQGLLEKIENLQALVDQQAQELNERKEESLHKDQATSNQMREAKALILRLEQEKKVALQDMMDNLQLALREKDEAVKNMSDSRQVLEERSVQLEEMKKEKDEFFHKMEKQLEESEKRLEIAEVKKEREIKELAAKFEAAAKAEENQRKAMMEKLKKDKAEVVALMQKDKNEKVEEMLAAKEAALQEALLKKTKETETILQAKEDEMRAKYDQKVKEIEIAVDEKELQKEVALKEKEKELQALRVQLQDQQQSSLEASRTGQEQASKVSNLLAELQRVTVDKKELEQKLTETQQNLDQEQAKITEMVQQHSSLLQEKQDDQQKMVTKFKKMHQTKINELTESIKKSEQRVAELEKQRKVDEEQHGKDLEERQREVETAKQTELARAAKRMESKTQEMKNIVKDLRTKLTEKENQAKELEDKLNRVEQESEAQKSARSKDFEKKIADSNKLVEELRKQVAHKESLLEELGKRVSESENKKSLEIGEISKDRDSRLKEKERELVSIKGKLTEKEYYSKELEKQLLEMKTGKDHEIEAVKNEAAMKIKDIEANFKSKWEEELKVMQSDKEKGSVAVKDVESKKNELERINTELKKRLKESTEKETNLRKELDSVNKKFKNQLENCKQKYQGELQKCKEQVLLYEEKSNQQLSECKSSYEKQITSLKEQFEQGVQKAREEKLLVEEKYKLELQKLGAELDNKLSESVKTLGEKETELSNLKNKFESLTRKLQEEKESSQRSVDELSKSITLRDEKISKLKEMLKSEQDAGATLQKQRDQELELKSKDAKEIMSRMETEFKQQLQEKEDQVRERLNEIAQQHDVGVKDVTANLENMRKEELAKLEDKHHTEISELNLGWERKVVSLRKENEETMEKLLNEAREKEEILSNENANLRNEISRREKTQQTQVEELNSKVVGVLEEREASEAKVRELAGENKRLKQDLENLNFDMESRINELTEIHRQEIEEFKNQSFLQVEELALQQKKDLASRENEVKDVKKEAERRLSNALQSHSEEMEEIRNSFQAKLGEVSNTYQQELAQTKQIYEKQNIEMEKVKNYHEMELNELRKGHQKEIEDILKSGQEDKNRFVNLEQIHHKEVDSLKSRIVEMEAERAKLVEEMEKSAKETRQKLGKENENLRQQFEQLKVKISEAETEHRRKIEELQRFAEENEKKFGVEEKKLRERVDELSHSAEERKLAFENQEKQLKEEIRVLQEKLGETEAVNAIKMNEVRLSAEQIKNAFDHEEKKLMEEIGTLQRTYKQQAEEIRRLSAEFEGKSVAEEKLKKEIVEMRENYEKEIEQMRENYRKENESLTQRVKVATEDKVRKETEKLKEAHNREIQSMLQNAREMEAKHHEAGKKANEELNNWKKELEKKGKELEEERAKFVEVEKRMKAELQKVETEVKQSSEAASTSLQKKLEQVKKEREQEVQLLNTKWKGKCDEINQRYSNQIQNLLQQHEVEKKTLIEKHEKALGEVERKGKEELVELEEKAKNEKTEAQSTVSELQQKVKKAKEKIRSMNAKHEQELKQQQENQDKADEEIKTLNESVSVLKKELAQATEGYEEKVRELEKRQDELQLKIATGESNHKEVDQKLAELSKEKQDALDAVVAKEAELQERTQALESQMDSKVEGLEAKLKVQENEHLQQVKEMESSKEKQLEEQAEELTEQYRNKLMEMKKKAESKIAGLRKQLNAQSVEKETELSNVKEVLHSTENKVKHLDLQHQEEIENLKQLHQQQMEAELNELRQTSESEAAKREKELLDKVSELETRTAELQENIENLIVEKMDALHDQESALKDEHEANIENLRKEHASELEKCEKRFKAKMADKELDFNSKIKQLIREFQIKYSEKEREQQETVGELIAKGQREEQVIIDEYKTEIMEYQQELKLREEEMLALRKSTGERLEQKDNEISELRRRHAEALENIEEEKQQAMQEMLRKNEAEIENLQDQHQAKMEESQERFNNELEALARDRASEVAAVEKKLKTQMKKNQNEMKKLLNQKESSIQAQSAVLTDRAEPGQLLTAASSSSLNTEPNEDSSQTVLKDEISRLRTEVGALKEREESLKSQIEELGGSPVKGSANRPPQLNLVTNPLSENPTVYDTSPKSPVEPTEFEYLRNILYEFMMGRERRQMAKVLVALLRFSPKQQKEIIQKVDEQVKPGGLFSPFRS, translated from the exons GTTGTAGAGGCATACAAGAATCttcaaaaagagaatgaaaaattgcAG AATAACCTAACTCAAAGTCAAGACAAGCAACTGAGAAgaatatcagaaatgaaagag ACTATTGAATTGGAGAAACAAGCTAAGATGCACTTGGAAGAGACACTCCAGTTATCAATCGATGAAAAGGAAGAGAGAATTAAGGCACTGCAGACACAG GTCCAAATTCTTAAGCAGCAAGGATCTCGCACAATGTCAAACACCGATGCTGTCGATGCTGGTCTGG TAGGATCGCAGAGTGACgaagaaaaactgaaacaacaaGGATTACTAGAAAAG ATTGAAAACCTTCAAGCCCTCGTGGATCAACAAGCTCAGGAACTTAATGAGCGCAAG GAAGAATCCCTTCACAAAGACCAAGCCACTTCTAATCAAATGAGAGAAGCTAAAGCCCTCATACTGCGCCTGGAACAGGAAAAGAAGGTCGCCCTTCAAGACATGATGGACAACCTGCAGTTAGCGCTGCGAGAAAAAGACGAAGCAGTGAAAAACATGAGCGACTCCAGGCAGGTTCTTGAAGAACGCAGCGTTCAGCtggaagaaatgaagaaagagAAGGACGAGTTCTTTCATAAGATGGAGAAGCAGTTGGAAGAATCAGAGAAGAGGCTTGAAATCGCAGAggtgaagaaagaaagagag ATTAAAGAATTGGCGGCGAAATTCGAAGCTGCCGCAAAAGCGgaagaaaatcaaaggaaaGCAATGATGGAGAAGTTGAAGAAAGACAAAGCCGAAGTGGTGGCGCTCATGCAGAAGGACAAGAACGAGAAAGTGGAAGAGATGCTAGCTGCGAAGGAAGCGGCGCTGCAAGAAGCGTtactgaagaaaacaaaggaaaccgAGACAATTTTACAAGCAAAAGAAGATGAAATGAGAGCGAAATATGATCAGAAG GTTAAAGAGATCGAGATCGCGGTAGACGAGAAAGAGTTACAGAAAGAAGTCGCCctgaaggagaaggagaaagaACTCCAAGCATTGAGGGTGCAATTGCAGGATCAACAGCAGTCATCGCTCGAAGCTTCTCGCACCGGACAGGAACAGGCCAGTAAAGTGTCGAACCTGTTGGCTGAGCTGCAGCGAGTCACTGTCGATAAGAAAG AATTGGAACAAAAGCTGAcagaaacacaacaaaacctCGACCAGGAACAG gcGAAAATTACAGAAATGGTTCAACAGCACAGCAGTCTCTTGCAAGAAAAACAGGATGACCAGCAGAAAATGGTTACTAAATTCAAGAAAATGCATCAAACCAAAATTAACGAATTGACGGAGAGCATAAAAAAGTCCGAGCAACGGGTAGCGGAGCTGGAAAAACAACGGAAAGTGGACGAAGAGCAGCACGGGAAGGACTTGGAAGAGAGGCAGCGCGAGGTCGAGACCGCGAAGCAGACGGAACTGGCTCGTGCAGCTAAGCGAATGGAAAGCAAAacacaagaaatgaaaaacattgtCAAAGATCTGAGAACTAAactgactgaaaaagaaaaccaggCTAAAGAACTTGAAGACAAGCTCAACCGAGTTGAGCAAGAGAGCGAAGCGCAAAAAAGCGCGCGTTcgaaagattttgaaaagaaaatcgcCGATTCCAATAAACTGGTCGAAGAGTTGCGTAAACAGGTTGCACATAAAGAAAGTCTCTTGGAGGAGCTTGGAAAGAGGGTCAGCGAATCTGAGAACAAAAAATCTCTAGAAATTGGAGAGATTTCAAAAGATAGGGACAGTAGACTGAAAGAGAAGGAGCGAGAGCTTGTCAGCATAAAAGGAAAGCTGACCGAAAAGGAATACTATTCTAAAGAACTTGAAAAGCAATTGCTTGAAATGAAAACTGGAAAAGATCATGAAATTGAAGCCGTTAAAAACGAAGCTGCCATGAAAATCAAAGACATCGAAGCTAACTTTAAGAGCAAATGGGAAGAAGAGCTTAAAGTGATGCAGTCGgataaagaaaaaggaagtgTGGCGGTGAAAGATGTGGAATCAAAAAAGAACGAGCTCGAACGGATAAATACGGAACTTAAGAAAAGACTGAAGGAATCCacagaaaaggaaacaaacctTCGGAAGGAGCTAGACTCTGTTaataagaaattcaaaaatcaGCTTGAAAACTGTAAGCAAAAGTATCAAGGTGAATTGCAAAAATGCAAGGAACAAGTTCTACTTTACGAAGAGAAAAGTAATCAACAATTGTCTGAATGCAAAAGTAGCTACGAGAAACAAATCACAAGTTTGAAGGAGCAATTTGAGCAAGGTGTACAAAAAGCCCGAGAGGAAAAGTTGCTCGTCGAAGAGAAGTATAAGCTAGAGTTACAAAAGCTTGGCGCTGAACTTGATAATAAATTGAGCGAGAGCGTGAAAACTCTTGGCGAAAAGGAGACGGAGCTTTCGAATTTGAAGAACAAATTCGAAAGTTTAACTCGCAAACTTCAAGAGGAAAAGGAATCTTCGCAGCGAAGTGTTGACGAACTTAGCAAAAGCATTACGCTTCGGGATGAAAAGATCTCAAAGCTGAAAGAAATGCTGAAATCTGAACAAGACGCGGGTGCAACGTTGCAAAAACAACGCGATCAAGAGCTGGAGTTGAAAAGCAAGGACGCGAAGGAGATCATGAGTAGAATGGAGACAGAATTTAAGCAACAACTGCAAGAGAAAGAGGATCAGGTCCGAGAGAGACTCAACGAAATTGCGCAGCAACATGATGTGGGAGTTAAAGATGTGACTGCGAATTTGGAAAACATGAGGAAGGAGGAATTGGCCAAATTAGAAGACAAACACCACACCGAAATATCGGAATTGAATCTCGGATGGGAAAGAAAAGTTGTGAGCTTACGAAAAGAGAACGAAGAAACAATGGAGAAATTGCTCAACGAAGccagagaaaaagaagagattCTGAGCAACGAGAACGCAAACTTGAGGAACGAGATCAGCAGGAGAGAGAAAACACAACAAACGCAAGTGGAAGAACTTAATTCCAAGGTGGTCGGCGTTCTGGAAGAGAGGGAGGCCAGCGAAGCGAAGGTAAGAGAATTGGCCGGCGAAAACAAACGATTAAAACAAGACCTTGAGAATCTAAACTTCGACATGGAAAGTAGAATAAACGAATTGACAGAGATTCATAGACAAGAAATAGAGGAGTTTAAGAATCAATCTTTCCTGCAAGTCGAAGAGCTCGCGCTTCAACAGAAGAAAGATCTCGCGAGTAGGGAGAATGAGGTCAAGGATGTGAAAAAAGAGGCAGAGAGAAGACTGAGCAATGCTTTGCAAAGCCACTCCgaagaaatggaagaaataCGGAATAGTTTCCAAGCGAAACTGGGTGAAGTTAGCAACACCTACCAGCAAGAACTAGCGCAAACCAAACAGATCTACGAAAAGCAGAACATCGAGATGGAAAAGGTGAAGAACTACCATGAAATGGAGTTGAATGAACTTAGAAAGGGACAccagaaagaaattgaagacatCTTGAAATCTGgtcaagaagacaaaaatagGTTTGTTAATTTGGAGCAGATTCATCACAAGGAAGTTGACAGTTTGAAGTCGAGGATAGTGGAGATGGAAGCTGAAAGAGCGAAGCTGGTAGAGGAAATGGAGAAATCGGCGAAGGAAACGAGGCAGAAGCTTGgcaaggaaaatgaaaatttacggCAGCAGTTTGAACAACTCAAGGTCAAAATATCAGAAGCAGAAACGGAGCACCGGCGAAAAATAGAAGAGTTGCAAAGATTTGCTGAAGAAAACGAGAAGAAATTCGGTGTGGAAGAGAAGAAGCTGCGAGAACGAGTTGATGAGTTGAGTCATTCAGCGGAAGAGAGGAAGTTGGCGTTTGAGaaccaagaaaaacaattgaaagaaGAGATTCGTGTTCTGCAGGAAAAGCTGGGTGAAACTGAAGCTGTGAATGCGATTAAGATGAATGAAGTGAGATTGTCAGCGGAGCAGATAAAGAATGCGTTTGACCACGAGGAGAAAAAGCTTATGGAGGAAATAGGAACGCTTCAACGGACGTATAAGCAACAAGCGGAGGAAATTCGGAGGTTGTCGGCCGAGTTTGAAGGCAAATCTGTCGCtgaagaaaaactgaaaaaagagaTTGTGGAGATGAGGGaaaattatgagaaagagATTGAACAGATGAGGGAGAATTACAGAAAAGAGAATGAATCTTTAACGCAAAGGGTAAAGGTTGCGACAGAGGATAAAGTCAGGAAAGAAACTGAGAAGTTGAAGGAAGCGCACAACAGAGAGATTCAATCGATGCTGCAAAACGCGAGGGAGATGGAAGCGAAACATCACGAAGCAGGAAAGAAGGCGAATGAAGAATTGAACAATTGGAAGAAGGAGCTCGAGAAGAAAGGGAAGGAGCTAGAGGAGGAAAGAGCGAAGTTTGTGGAGGTGGAGAAGCGAATGAAGGCGGAATTACAGAAAGTTGAGACGGAGGTTAAGCAGAGCTCAGAAGCAGCCTCTACGAGTTTGCAGAAGAAACTGGAGCAAGTGAAGAAGGAAAGAGAGCAAGAGGTGCAGCTTTTGAATACCAAATGGAAAGGCAAGTGCGACGAGATCAATCAGAGATACTCGAACCAGATTCAGAACCTTCTGCAACAGCACGAGGTCGAGAAGAAGACCTTGATCGAGAAACACGAGAAAGCTTTAGGGGAAGTGGAACGAAAGGGAAAGGAGGAGCTTGTCGAGTTAGAAGAGAAAGCGAAGAATGAGAAGACTGAAGCACAGAGCACAGTGTCCGAGCTGCAACAGAAG GTCAAAAAagcgaaagaaaaaatcaGGAGCATGAATGCAAAACACGAACAGGAATTGAAGCAACAACAAGAGAACCAGGACAAGGCTGATGAAGAGATCAAAACACTGAACGAGAGTGTGtctgttttgaaaaaggaaCTGGCTCAGGCGACGGAAGGGTACGAAGAGAAAGTTCGAGAATTGGAAAAACGCCAGGACGAGTTACAGCTCAAGATTGCCACGGGAGAAAGCAACCACAAAGAAGTGGATCAGAAACTTGCGGAGCTCAGCAAGGAAAAACAGGACGCACTGGACGCTGTTGTCGCTAAAGAAGCGGAATTGCAGGAACGCACACAAGCGTTGGAGTCGCAAATGGACAGCAAAGTGGAAGGCTTGGAAGCGAAGCTCAAAGTGCaggaaaatgaacatttgCAACAGGTCAAGGAAATGGAGAGTTCCAAGGAGAAGCAGTTGGAAGAGCAAGCTGAAGAGTTGACGGAGCAGTATAGGAATAAGCTGATGGAGATGAAGAAAAAAGCCGAAAGCAAGATTGCAGGATTACGAAAACAGCTCAACGCGCAGTCAGTCGAGAAAGAGACGGAGTTGTCAAATGTCAAAGAGGTATTGCATTCCACGGAGAATAAAGTCAAACATCTGGATTTACAACATCAAGAGGAGATTGAAAACTTGAAGCAGCTTCACCAGCAACAAATGGAAGCTGAGTTGAATGAGCTACGGCAGACAAGCGAGAGTGAGGCAGCGAAACGCGAGAAAGAACTGCTTGATAAAGTAAGTGAGCTCGAAACGAGAACTGCCGAGCTTCAAGAAAACATCGAGAATTTAATCGTTGAAAAGATGGATGCATTACACGACCAGGAGTCGGCTCTGAAAGACGAGCACGAGGCAAATATCGAGAACTTACGCAAAGAACATGCGAGTGAACTCGAGAAATGCGAGAAGAGATTTAAGGCTAAAATGGCCGACAAAGAACTGGACTTTAACTCGAAAATCAAGCAGCTTATTCGGGAATTTCAGATCAAATATAGCGAGAAAGAAAGGGAACAGCAAGAAACTGTAGGGGAATTAATTGCCAAAGGACAGCGGGAAGAGCAGGTTATTATCGATGAGTATAAAACTGAAATCATGGAGTATCAACAGGAATTGAAACTAAGAGAAGAAGAGATGTTGGCTTTAAGGAAGTCGACTGGAGAAAGACTAGAACAGAAGGACAACGAGATTTCCGAGTTACGGAGGCGTCATGCAGAGGCGTTAGAAAATATCGAGGAGGAGAAGCAACAGGCGATGCAGGAAATGTTGCGAAAAAACGAGGCCGAAATCGAGAATTTGCAAGATCAGCACCAGGCGAAAATGGAAGAGTCACAAGAGAGGTTTAACAATGAGCTGGAGGCGCTGGCAAGGGACCGCGCTTCTGAAGTGGCAGCCGTCGAGAAGAAGTTGAAGACTCAAATGAAGAAGAAtcagaatgaaatgaagaagcTTTTAAATCAGAAAGAGTCGTCCATTCAAGCGCAGAGCGCGGTATTGACAGATCGCGCAGAGCCTGGGCAGCTTTTGACGGCTGCGTCTTCGTCCTCTCTCAACACT GAACCCAACGAAGATTCAAGCCAGACGGTACTCAAG GATGAAATTTCTCGCCTTCGAACAGAAGTCGGCGCTTTGAAGGAGAGAGAGGAATCACTAAAATCACAG ATCGAGGAACTTGGTGGGTCCCCTGTGAAAGGAAGCGCCAATCGTCCTCCTCAGCTAAATTTGGTCACCAATCCACTCTCTGAAAACCCGACCGTGTACGACACATCGCCCAAGTCGCCAGTGGAACCCACAGAATTTGAG TATCTCCGAAATATATTATACGAATTCATGATGGGCCGCGAGCGGCGG CAAATGGCCAAAGTGTTAGTGGCGCTTTTACGATTTAGTCCCAAACAACAGAAGGAAATCATACAAAAAGTAGATGAACAAGTGAAGCCT GGTGGTTTGTTTTCGCCATTTAGGTCGTAA